The Falco biarmicus isolate bFalBia1 chromosome 1, bFalBia1.pri, whole genome shotgun sequence DNA segment CTGGAGCTCcctggggctgcggggctggcgagaggctggctgtgcccagtgctgcgGGACCACGGCCTCCTTCTTCATGGCCGTGGGAATCTAttacagacaaaaaataaaaataaaaaaattaaaaacccaaccaaaacacacacacacacacacatttttctcttgcctTCAGTGATGGCAGGATTTCAGCCCCAGGACTGGGGAGCTTTTGGAGATGGCACTGGTGGCATCCCTGGGTACCAGCCCGAGCGCTGCGGGGGAGCTCCAGTCTGAAGGAAGCCACTTGCTGGGAAGCTGTTTGAGCCGAAAGCAGACCAGGCACCATCTCCGCCACCCGGGTCCGTTCTCACCTGCAGAACGCGCTTCTGCAGGAGGGGAACCACCGAGTTGGGTTAATCCGCTTGTGGGAAATACCAAGGCTGGTCTGAACGGAATATGGGAAGGTGCAagtgctggggagcagagcaagCCCGCACCCTGCCAGGGAAAAACCATGCCACGGCTGGTCTTGAGACACCTCCTTGGGCATTTTCTCCAGCAGAGAAACATAATTGTGTCTCTCACTCGCTGCTGCTAAAGCGCTAATTACAACACACCCTGCTTCCCAACAGGTCCTCATTAATAGTCTGTTTATATTTCACGTgatattgatttttaaatgtgaatacTTGCCAGCTGACGCAGGGAGACGGCAGGAACCGTTCCTACAGGATTTAGGCATCGTGGTCTTCTGGATGTGCAGAAAGCTTCTGAGGTTTCCCTTAGCCCTTCGCTCCTCCAGAAAtcagctttgcttctgcatctgcgggtggccaccagccccccGGGGAGGCCAACTTCGCCCCCAGGCTGGGGACGGAGGCTCAGCCCGTGGGCACGGCAGCCTTTCAGCTCTCCCCACGCCGGCCGGAGGGGCTGCAGGCGGTGCCACCGCACACCCACCAGCCACCCCCACCGGCAGCgggagccagggctggcaggaggtggCCGCAGTGCCCTTGCGATGCGGCTACACACGTGCATGCAGCAAACCCAGCGAGCCCATGGACCCTACAGAACACCTTCTTTCCCATGGACCAGTGGCTCTGGGTCCCCTTTTTTGGGGGCTGGGGACAATGTTTCACCTCATCTGCAGTAACGTCTCTGGGGAAGGCACTGCCGCTCACGCTGGAGCTCATCAGAGCTGGTtcacacccccagccccgctcggtgggggagggaggatggatgtttttccccctctgaTTTCACTTTAGTTGTTTCCTGGCTATTATTAGGGAgctcaaaacaaaacccaaccctgaGGAACTTAACCAGATCAGAGGACTTCAATGAGAACAAAAAGCATGAGCCTTGCCAACACTGGAAGAGAGACAAAgaccaacaccaaaaaaagattAATGAGTTCCCACCCCTGCAGTCCTTGTGGGTTGTAATTAGTCTAAAGCGTGATCATTAGCACTTGCTTCCTCAGCAACCAGAACCTTGCTTTGTGCCCACATTTGCAAACACACATTCTCTTTGCCTTGCTCAACTTGCGGAGGACCTGTGGAGTCCGTAGCATCAAGGAGGCAAAATTAGGATGCAGCTCCCAAGATCGACTGATGTCTAGTGAAATTTAACAAGAGACTACTTCAAAGGAAAAggcattacatttttaatgcattccTTTTCTGGTTTAAAGTCTGTTCCCTTTAGGCTTTTCCACTTTCATGAGAACTCTTGGTTCTGGTTTAAATGTAAGCCTCTAATTCCCCCAGCCCCAACACGGCACATCACAGTCCTATGCAAGGCTGTGAGCAGCTTCCTTCAGACATGTCCATGGTCTGTGGGCCCTGCCTTGCCCCGTGTCCCCAGTGCCCTTCCTGGTCCCCTTCTCATCTTCTGCACCACGTACCTTCgctccttcccagctcctctgcagcagggccggggcacCAGATGCTGTGCCGGCTTTAGGCAGTCACCCTGTTCCCCAGGGGTGTCTAAACCAGCACTGTCACACATCCAGCAGAGTAATGTTAACCCCTTGAAGTCATATTTCAGTTACAGTTATTTTGGATCAATACCTTTTATCTTATTCCttatttcctctccctttcccacGCTCCCCTTCCGCCTTAACTCCTTGCTTCAGATTGCCCTCATTAATTTGAGCTGACACCTCTGCACACCTTTATTTTGACATCAAATTGGGGTGTTCATAAAACAGGGCTGGAGTAGCTTTGACATTATCTTGACAACGATAACATGATATTTGCAGCTTTCCACTGGCATTTTTTAACCATTCCTTTGACATTCAGGTACCGTCACCCTCCTCAGTTTGACATCCCAGTTATAATGTCATCTCCATAGTGGCCTCTGCAATGACATTATCGTCACATTCACATTACAATCAGCTGAAATACCAAAGAGAAGGAGAGGTGttggccccagccctggcagtctGGGTTCAGGGTGACTGAAGTCACTTGTGGAAGAAGGAGCAGACGCCGGAGGTGCTGTACGCATGGAGGGAAACCTGCGCGGTGGGAAAGCAAGCGAGCGCTCCAGTGGGTTTGCATTAGAAAAAACGGgcaaaaggcaaaagaaacacACACGCCAACTACTCAGACGACTTCAGGTTAGTTAACAGTAACTgtgataaaaaataaacactaaaatcaatgtttgcttgttttgccaTCCTTTACGCCGCAACGCTCGGCTCTGGAGGGGTGTCCAGCCCCCGACTCCTCGCAGGGGCTGCCACAAGCTGAAGGACTGCCAGGGCTCTTCAACTGCTCCCAGTCAGTCCGAGCTCAGGCCCAGCACTAGTCTAAGCACAGATGGTTTATAACCTCGCTGAAAAGTTAATTGTCCTATTAAAGCTGTTTCTGGGCATGCCCCAAGTCAAGAGATCCCAGCCTTTGTGCGGCggctggggtggctgtggggatCGGCGGGTGGGAATGCACAAGCAGCGCGGTGGGACGGGGCGAAAGCTGAGCTCTGCGGGGCGCCGCTCTCGTTACGTGCGTTAATGACCTCCTCACTGCGCTGGCTgacacagcccagcagctgcctgcagccgcTCGGCGACGCAGGGCTGACATTTGCAAACACTCGGATGCGCCAGGATCTCGGGAGCGGAGCCCTGGTGAATCACCCACCGCGCTCCGCCgggagcagcaggctggagcaggatgGATGAGAACAAACCCCTGAAGGTCCGGCTGACGTTCTCTGTGATCCTGGTGGGCGTCTCGCTCCTGTTTGCAGCCGTAGTGACTGACCACTGGGCCGTGCTGAGCCCCAGAGTGGAGGAATACAATGCCACCTGTGAAGCGGCTCATTTCGGGCTTTGGCGGCTCTGTACAAAGCGGATTTTTATGCAGGAGCAAGGTCCCAAAGAGAAGGGCTGCGGGCCCATAAGCCTGCCAGGAGGTAGGTGACCACCCAGCGATGCACGGGAGAAAGCCCCAGGCAGCCACACCAGGCTTTGCTTAGGAGGCTGCAGGACGTGGCAGAAGGAAGACGGGGTCCATGTCCCACGGCACTTGGTTTGGCATGGGGCCGTTTTCATGCGGGGCTGCAAACACGCCTCGGTGCCACCCCTCTCGCTGTAGGTGTGCGCTGCGCTGCCTTGCATGGCTGTTTGTGACCGTATCTGAGCCTCCTGTGCAGCGACGGGAGTGgcggggagaaggggaggaggatCGGACACGGTGGAAATCACAGAGGGATATTGGGATGGTGGAAACCTCACATTAAAGCCCAGGTTTTTCTAACCATCCGCCTGCACCCAGGcaggctgacagcagcaggcaagAAAGAAGATTTATGGATCCACCATACATAGCTGGATCTTTAGGATTTCCAGATCCATATAGCTGTGGAGGAACAGCCTGCTCCCGGCGGGCACTAGGTTATCTCCCAGCTATTTCAGTAACAGCCATTTctcagggcagggaggaagagggacCCACAGCAAAGTGCTCTTCCaacttatattttttttaaaaaaaaaaaaaagtcataaactGAATTTGAAGCAACTTCTCAGTGCCTTACCGAGCCTCCGAGCCTCTTGGTGGAGGCAGCCTGGTCCCACACACGTCCCCACCATGGGTCCCTCCAGTGCCAGCAATAGGGAGGGCAGCGGGGGAGTGGGCACGGCTGCTTTCCGGGAAGACCATTATGTTTCCCTGGCCAAAGGAGCTCGTTAGGTTTTTGCTGATCACAGAGTCAGCAATACTCGCCCTGTACGTGCTAACACACCCTCCCCCTGACAGAGCTACACTGCTTTTTTAGAAGGCTCATAGGGTACTGGATGCTTTccagaacagaaataacaggATTGCCGTCACGTTAGAGCCGCTGCTTGCAATGAAATATGGATGTTAagacatatttgaaaatttCCTATGAAAAATCTTACTGCCTGGGCTTACTGTATGTTCTCTGTATTAATGCAGTTCTTTATCTCTTTGGCCAAATTACACGTTCCGAAGAGAGGAGCTGAATCCCGGTGTTCAGATCTGCCTCTGGCCCACTTTGGGAGTGTGACATCCATATGCTCAGTGCCTCTCCCAGTGGTACTTCTATGCCTAGAAACAGATTCCTCACAGCACACCTTTCCTTGCACGTGGAGGAAAACTcccacaaaaggaaaaacaccagAAATCGGTGGATATACACCCAAATTGCACAACTGCGGGGTAAATATAAAACTCATAAATACCCAGCTGTCTGCAAAAAGCAGATTTGCGGGCAGGGCAGCGCGAAAGCAGCTTCTCTCTTTGACAGACACCAGCATGTGCTCGCACAGGCACTGAATCACGTCCCAGTGCTGCCGTTCTGCTGGGCACAGCGAATAACTGGGGGAGGATGGGCCGCCCACCCACACCAGCGGtggttttccagtttttcaaGATATTTGGGAATTTGGCTGATAGCCCGCGTCACAATCAGCATCCCAGGTTTCGAAATGTGCACCTGGGTTATAAGCAATACCTCGCTGCCTGTTTTCCtcaggcagggaaggcagcacgggggggggggggcagggggagcacagCCCCCATGGGGGGAGTACAGTTCCCATGGGATCAGCGCTGAGCGGTGCTGCGGCCGCACAGGATTGATTTCACACTTCTGGGAAAGGGATGTCGGCAGGGCAACACCAGGGCTGTGAAACCTGCAGCAGCCGAGAAAAAACGTGAATGAACAAGCGTGCGGTAAAGAAGCAGATGCGGGCGGGCACTGGTTTTCCTGAAAATCATGAGACGTAACCAGACGTTACTGCCACTGCCGGGACTGGGAAGGAAACATAAGAATTTATCATTGCATTAATAACCATTTACCAGTCACTCCCTGAGGAGGAAACGGATGGCATGATTAACATTATTTATTAGGCTTTGAGCTCAGCACGGTGCAAAATGGGGAGGATGACTTGGCTTGCTGTCCACAAAGCAGGGCTGTGATTTAGGCAGAGCTTTAAAATTTTACAGTGCTTTTCTGAGGATGTTGACAAATTGGAAAGGGCTCAGCATCCTGGTGTAAGAAATAAAACGCTGAGGGAGATGGCGGATAAAACCGAGCAAATTCAGATTAATACTGAAACATGTTTCATGGTGGTCAGTGGGCACTGGGGCAGTTTACTACTGGTCGTAAACTGAGTTTGCCTTCGCTGCCGGTAACCCCAGCGTTGGCATCGCCCTACGGAGCAGGGTCTCGGCGCCCGCAGGCTGGGCGGCAGCGGGGATGCTCTGCAGCCCGTGTGTGCTGCCAGCAAGTTAAACAGGTCCTTGTGCATACGGGAACCTGAGTTCGGGCAACCGGAGGGGAAAAGCGCTTGAGCAAATGGGTTAGCAGCAGGGCTGTCTCGTCCCCGTGTCCGTACAAGAGACTCACTCTGCAAGACTGATAGGAAATTAACCTGTCTGGAGATACAATCTCCAAACCCCAGTGTGAGTCAGAGACCTTCCCCGGGCTTGCTGGCCAGGTCAGAGCCCAAGGTCTGGCCCCCTCCACCACCCAGCCCCCACCTTATCACCTCCTCTAATCACAGCAGCCGGTCCTGTCTCCCCAACGTAACGCACGTGGAAACCTCACATTAAAACCCCGGGTTCTCTAACCATCCCACCTGCCACAAAACCCCACGTGCTAGTGTCCAGCCCGTGTCCAGGAGCAAGGTGGGCTCCAGCCCTTTCCCAGCCTGCCGCTCCAGGGGGCATAGCTGCCACCTGAAACTCTGCATGGCCCAAACATCTGGTGGCCTTGctgcccttccttcccccacGAGGTCCCCATACCGCAGCCCCCCACGGCTCAGCTGCGGTTCTGTGGGATCGCACCTCTGCCGTGTCCCGCGGCTGCATCCAGCCCCGCGGCGCGAGCGGCTGGGAGCTCGGCTCTGCCCAAACGGCGGGAGGGTGAATTGGCCCCTTTGCCCCCCCAGGAGTGCTGGGTCTGGAGGGTTATCACACTGTGATAAACCAGGTTACAGCCCTGAAGATCATCCAAGCGTTAATGCCCACAGAGCCCCTGGACTGTTCCCATCAGCCCGCTGAGGTGACCTCGTGGCAGAGATAATGCAATTAGGGGTGGAGAGAAACAAAGATTGCCAGTTTTCATCCATtataaaagccattttaaatCCTATCCATTATGTAAATGTGGTGTGACACAAATGGGCTTTTCTCTTATTCATGATGGCACCAGAGAGGCCTTGAAGTGCCTCAGTTCTCTTGAATAACAGGGAGCCTTGCTGAAATAGATAttcccagctcagcagagcacCAAAGCatctttaaactgaaaacaataTATCATTTCACCCAAACCAATCTAGTTATATTTTTCCacaataaatgcattttccaaaaCCACCTCCTCTGGAGCCAGCCCATCTCTGCAATAACCCCCCTTGCTGTACCttggcagagctctgctgtaAGCCACCAGACACAGAGGCAGCTCCTTGTCCTGCGGACAAGTCCGTCTCCGAAAGAAAGTTGTGTGTGCTCCCCCCTGATGAGTTTCCATGGACCGGAGGGAGGACCAGGCTGGCTTGCATCACCTGCAAGGGACCCAAGGCTGCGCTGTGTCCCACGTCACGCCGTGTCTGGATGGCTTCACCTTGGGTTTTGTACAGCCAACACGCCCCAGGACTCCTTTGAGTTCAGGTTTTTCagagaattaattaaaaaccGAACCAAACAGTCGCGAAATAAAGTGTCCCAGTTTCACCCCGTTTCCCTCCCCTTTAGCACAGGAGCCAAAAGCTCCCCAGACTGGGATCAGCAGACACGGTGCTCAGCCTCAGCCACCCCTCGGTCGCCAGCAGAGGCACACAGCCTCCGCTCTGGGGCTCAAAATTTGCAATTTCAGTCACAGAGGTCTGAGTTCAAGTATGTTTCCTCCAGTCATTTGCAAGGATAATAAAGAACAGGTCAGGAGATGGCAGAGCGGAAAATGAACCTAGTCTCTAGCAAGGAGAAGCTGAAGCCGAAATAAAAGTCAGCTTATAAAATTAAGTAGATAAGAGCATCTCGAAGGAATCTTCCACTAATGGGTGCAAAAACGCTGCTTTACAATTGCCTATCTCCTGGGAGAGAGAACATAAATCCTTCTCGAATCAGTAACTCGAACATCTGCCATTTACAtgacagaaaaaacccacacgaACCGACAGGGAACATACAGTACACTGGTGTCTTCTTCCCACcagaaattaatgtaaataacCAGCAAAGCGCAGTGCATGCCCCCAGGCAGAAACCACCCTGCATGGTCCTGCGCCGGGACTTGGCTCAGGCTTTATCCCACGACCCagagcagcctgtcccagcccgggTGCTGGAGAGGACCACAAAGTCCTCGAGACCTTctcccagcatctcctggaAGCTGGCGTTAACTCTGGGTTTTActgggcaggagatgctggtcCCTTGCTGCAAGCAGTGCCTGTCTTCCATGCAATCCTGGCATGATttcccagtgggatgggagTCCAGCCTGGGGTGCGGAcgggtgctggggcaggtgcCGAGCGTGTCGTCTCCAGCCCGGCTCAGCAGAATAGCGCAATCAGAGCTGGCGCTACTCAATGCGCCTCCGCGATTGCACCCTTCCAGCCAAATTCCTGGCGAGCAACTGTTCTCCCAGCTCCGCACCCCTTCAAACCTTCAATTAAATCAGTTATAAATAGCGAGAACACCCTCCATCCcgaccctgctgctgccaaagctTCGAGTCAGCAGGTCCTCACCAGAcccttccccatcctgctgagACGCTGAGGCTGAGCCTCCCATGCCCACTGACAGCAGTGACATTGCTTCTCCGGCTGACTCGCACTAGACCGAGTATGAAACAGCATTGTGGCCATCAAGAGACTCGGCTGCCAACTTCCCCCCTCCCAGTACGCCCCTGCCCCACAATCTTGACCCCTACTCACTTAAATAACCACTCCATAAACACCCCACGGCAGCGTGCTCACATTAGATCCAGATAGAGTTTGAAAAAGTTCCTGCTATCTAACTCTGCTCTTACCCAATTAACTTAACAGGCTGCTCTGATGGGAGAGAAATTCCGTAAAGCCAGGCTGTGTGACAGCCCCTTTGCCCTTGACTCATACGGCTTtcagcagccttcccttccctggaCAACAGTTTGTGGCTTCAGatagcttttgggttttttttactgacCGCCAAAAAAAAGCCTTTCGTGTCCCTGTCGTAGTAGAGCACACTGCAGCCCCCCCTCTGGGACCCCCGTCAGGCGGTGACATCCCCCACCCGCAGCAAACGCCCTGGGCTGCTCCCCTCTGGGCAACGGGGTGCCGTGAGCTGGAGCGGGGAAGAGCCGGGAGGGAGAAGGTGGACGAGGACACAGCATCCTCCCTTTTGGCAGCCCCAAGGGGTGGTGACCCCCCGCGGCCGAGGGGCGATGGCATTGCGGGGCGGGTTGGCAGTGGCGAGGGGAGGGGAGCCGAGGTGCCAGCTCAGCAGGTCTCATCACCAGGGCATACAGCTACATGGAGAGGCAGGAACATGTGATGGCCAAagacagaatgagaaaaaattatccgtaattcatattttaaacagaTGAGCAATCAGTGCACAAAGCTCTCGGAGGGAGCAGCCCCCGAAAGGTATCAGAGGGGGCTTCAGTGTGTCcgtgctggagctggtggccTGGCCTGTGTGTGCCACTCATCTGCCCTCAGATAAAACAGATCCGACTCCAATTTTCCAGTATCACCAAGGGTAGGGAGCCTTAAAAACACTGCAAGGCTGATACatcaataaaaagcaaattcagtTTTCCTACATTTTATCAGAGGCTTCCAAGCGCACGTAATTCAATCTCCTTTTGGCTTTCAGAACACAACTGCTCCTACTTCAAGCACTTCACTCCCGGACAGAGCTCGGAGATATTTGAAGTCACCACCCAGAAAGGTAAGAACGATCCCAAAAAACTATTTTCCTAATAGTGTGTGAATGGAGGTGTGCACAAGATTTAAGGGGTCCCCAAAATGGGGGTTCGACCCTGCTTCCACTGAAAGCAGGAGAGGAATTTCTATCAGATACCATCAGCtgggaaaaatgtgaaaaaggcTCAGAATGAGGTCAAGCGCCAGCTTCCTGGGAAGGATAATTTTTTATATACGATCACACTTGTAAGTGTGATTTTACTTAAAGCTGTCCCGCAAATATATAACAACGTCAATACACACGAAAAGTGCAAAAAGTCTTTTCAGCATCAAAATGACTTTACAATGCTGGCACCGCCTGCAACACGCAGAGCCTCTGCcatcaaaggaagaaaacattaataaaatctAAAGGAATATATTATATACATCATACTCCAATCAGAGTCTTGAccctgaaaaatacagagacTCTGTGGAGACCAGTAGGAATTTTATGCTTCGTATGGATTTTATACGAAAGCCACGTAAAAACCCGAGCGACCAGtggaaggaaggacagagaCCCACGGAGGCACGCACAGCCGGCGTTACAGAGTACGGATTTGCACAGCCGGCTGTCACAGACAAAATTTCACACTTCTGTTAAGTCCCTGATAAAACCAAATACTCTGAGCGGTCATCTAACGTGCTCCTCTCCCGTCCAGCAGgtaaagacaattttttttctcgtTAGCCACACAACAGATTTGACCGTGGAGGAAATCAGTCGATGATTGCATTACACATCCTAAAcaatctgctttgctttcagtggAAATGACGATGgtggaaaactgttttctaaaagaaGCAGGTTCCTAAGACGGGAAAAACTGGGAATTCTATGTGGCTAGAGGAGCATACCTCTGAGCTACCTGCTTTTGCTCATTTATACACCGCCAGATCCAGCCATCTGATCTTAAAAATGCACCCAATGCCTTCTTAGAAATTGCAGGGAAAAAAGTCaggaagaacttcttttctttgaagcaaaagaaaaagcttaagCCCCAGCCAAAGATTTCACATCGAAACAAACTCTTTTAGGCAGTTCCCGCACATAGTAAAGAGAAACATTAAGGAAATTATAATAAAACCGTGGTATGAAAAGCAGTGAGAACAAAGAGCGATCTGCTGTTCCCTTCCACAGAAATAGCTACATTTTGATGGGAACTAATTAGGAACAGGCAAAAAAATTCATCATGATTTTGCctgggagatatttttttttaatggcttgaAAGGCAAATATCATCAGGCACTGTGATGTTCACACATGGCTACATGTGTTAAATATTAAACTCATCTGAAAATGCATGGAATATGTAAATGAAGTCCTGAATTATTCAATTAGCaattctcccccccccccccattcagGCACCGGTGTATGCTTCAGCTGGGCAAACTGTCCGGCGCACATCTTAGGGAAAACCAGCTTGTTTTACGGAGGGTTTAATCGTGTGCCCTGAAGCAGCTGGGTTTTCACAGAGCTGGAAATCATTGTCTTaaaggaggggggagaaaaaaaaccaaccaccaagTGCTGTGCAAACACCTCACCTCTGGCCTCCTGCCTGCTTTGCCGGCCGGGATTTGGAGCCCCACGGAGCACCCAGCTGTCTGTCCACATCGGCACCACGCACAGGGGCCGTGTCCAGGCTCTGCAATACAGGCAGGGGATAAAAATAGCATCAAGCTGTCTATTTACTCTGGGCGATGGGAGACATGAGAGTGGAGCCCAGTAAGGCTTCAGCAATAGCAATGGTGTAGCACAGCTAAAGCGACCCCAGCCCGGAGCATCACTGAACCAGTACAGGTGCCGTTTGCTCCTTCCGTGAGTGTTCAGAGCATCTCCCCCTCCTGCTCTGTGTTCATATCCTTCACCTTCATCAAGACACATGGCCAATATCTGCCCCTGCGTTTACTGGAGGGAAATAGCCAATTTGCCAGAGCCACCCCTCCGCAGCAGCAGGACTGGACGTATTCCTCGGAGTGACCTTCTGCAAGGTCACCACCGCTGACGGGAGCGTGCTCCGGATCCGCATGCACTTGCAatttgtggtgtttgttttgctttggcaGAATACAGCATTTCAGCTGCAGCCATTGCCATCTTCAGCGTTGGCTTTGCGATCATCGGGACAATCTGCGTCCTCTTATCCTTCAGGAAGAAGAGGGACTACCTGCTGAAGCCAGCGTCCATGTTCTACACCTTCGCAGGTAGGAGGCTGGGGGGCTCACGTCCTTGCGCTCCTTCCTAGGACAACATAGAGAAATATAGAtcctgggggggagggggcatgGAGATGCTTCTAAAAAAGCCCTGAACGTGGCATTTTCTCCCTCGCCACAGTCACACCACTAGCCCTTACGTGGTGCTCTAGCTGAAGAGCTCTGAAGATGTCCTGCTCAGCAAGCGTCACCCTCCAGCTTGTCCGTATCTTCTCCAACTACCTTTAAAAGGGGCATTTCTAGTGGATTCAGGGCCAGCCCCACTCTAACCCAGGGTTATATATTATTCTCTCTCATTTATTAAGACTTAAACCAAAGGAACAGCTGACCCAGGCCCGAAACACACAGTTGTCCCCCAAGCCCACGAAGGCTGCATTTGCAGCTGAGCCAGCACCACCCACCGCGCTGGCTGAGACAGGGGTGCCAACTGTCACCTCCATGCAAACCTTACCCTTTGGAAAAGCTGCCTAGGGATGCAATTATTCCTCCACCACTCGAGTTTCCCATCCAAACCGGCCTAAAAGATCACGCTCAGCTGCTCGGAGCAGTTGCCAGCGTTGGTCCTTCAAACGCTGGAGTAGGTGACTCACCTGGGAAtctcactgcagctcctgcatGCAAAAAGACAGCTGAGGTGGGTAATTAAAGATGAACAACTGATAGCTGGTTATTCAGCCCACTGCTCCGATCTTCCTTCAGGTCTCTGCATCATCATCTCGGTCGAAGTCATGAGGCAATCCGTGAAGA contains these protein-coding regions:
- the CACNG1 gene encoding voltage-dependent calcium channel gamma-1 subunit — its product is MDENKPLKVRLTFSVILVGVSLLFAAVVTDHWAVLSPRVEEYNATCEAAHFGLWRLCTKRIFMQEQGPKEKGCGPISLPGEHNCSYFKHFTPGQSSEIFEVTTQKEYSISAAAIAIFSVGFAIIGTICVLLSFRKKRDYLLKPASMFYTFAGLCIIISVEVMRQSVKRMIDSEETVWIEYSYSWSFACACASFVLLFVCGIALLLIALPRFPQNPWETCMDAEPEH